One part of the Hyphomicrobiales bacterium genome encodes these proteins:
- a CDS encoding efflux RND transporter periplasmic adaptor subunit: MSDRSIEETLGLGQPKLAIAKWAGYAAIAFLVLAIGWYALVRPNGGSAIHYVTSQASIASFEVIVTATGSIEPTNLVEISSELSGTVSEVMVDYNDVVDVGTVLAELDTTKLEAQVAVQRASVQAAEARMAMAQAALDNARERFQRTFELNARGFSSAEELSTLETELIRAEAELQYSVAERSLAEANLALHQAELDQACICSPIRGVVLDRDVDAGQIVAASLSAPILFTVAEDLTQMELRVDIDEADIGFVTVGNSATFTVDAYDDRTFPAEIADIRFAPETIDGVVTYKAILAIDNTEMFLRPGMTATAEVVVAEVTEALSVPNTALRYVPPAAPNDADERSGLLGMLIPDSGPDATVADARSVWVLREGEAVEIAVQTGLSNGVLTEIVEGAIEAGDMVITDRTDG, translated from the coding sequence ATGTCCGATAGGAGCATTGAGGAAACCCTGGGGCTCGGGCAACCAAAACTGGCGATCGCTAAATGGGCGGGATATGCCGCTATTGCGTTCCTCGTCCTCGCTATTGGCTGGTATGCTCTTGTGCGCCCAAACGGCGGCAGCGCCATCCATTATGTCACCTCGCAGGCCTCCATCGCCAGCTTCGAGGTCATCGTCACAGCAACCGGCAGCATCGAACCGACCAACCTCGTTGAGATATCCTCGGAGCTGTCGGGCACGGTGAGCGAAGTCATGGTCGACTACAACGACGTAGTCGATGTGGGCACCGTGCTTGCCGAGCTTGATACGACAAAACTCGAAGCGCAGGTCGCGGTCCAACGCGCGTCTGTCCAGGCGGCGGAAGCGCGCATGGCGATGGCGCAAGCAGCACTCGACAACGCTCGTGAGAGATTTCAGAGAACCTTTGAACTGAATGCGCGCGGTTTTTCTTCTGCAGAAGAGCTGTCGACGCTGGAAACCGAGCTCATTCGCGCAGAGGCCGAACTCCAATACAGTGTCGCCGAACGGTCACTGGCTGAAGCCAATCTGGCCTTGCATCAGGCCGAGCTTGATCAGGCTTGCATTTGTTCTCCCATCCGCGGCGTCGTGCTCGATCGCGATGTCGATGCTGGCCAGATCGTGGCGGCATCGCTCTCTGCGCCCATCCTCTTCACTGTGGCGGAGGACCTGACGCAAATGGAGCTTCGGGTCGATATCGACGAGGCCGATATCGGCTTTGTAACGGTTGGCAATTCTGCCACCTTCACGGTTGACGCCTATGACGACCGGACGTTTCCGGCCGAGATCGCCGACATCCGCTTCGCACCTGAAACCATCGACGGTGTCGTGACCTACAAAGCGATCCTCGCGATCGACAACACCGAGATGTTCCTGCGCCCAGGGATGACGGCGACCGCAGAGGTCGTTGTCGCCGAGGTCACCGAGGCGCTAAGCGTGCCCAACACAGCCCTGCGCTATGTACCTCCTGCGGCCCCCAATGACGCCGACGAGCGAAGTGGCCTTTTGGGCATGTTGATCCCCGACAGCGGACCCGATGCTACCGTCGCAGACGCGCGTTCGGTTTGGGTGCTCCGAGAAGGGGAGGCCGTTGAAATTGCCGTCCAGACCGGCCTGAGCAACGGGGTTTTGACCGAGATCGTTGAGGGGGCGATCGAGGCGGGCGATATGGTCATCACGGATCGGACTGATGGCTAA
- a CDS encoding universal stress protein, with translation MADYPVADRPAHASDVIVFAEETLGKTDAIKHAQRISNALGGQLIVAHVMVPPQRAASPIDPVDWDISKQETYAWLASLSRSLDPANGDAKVQLLEGSCIDQIAAHMADRQSHIAAAVRSRGAGRWRLSDTVVGVLESRSAAILVIPEDAPPPEPNGYKTILVPLDGSARAESALPTAVALAKAEAAELLLYYVAPPPGLTEFGMLDRDAAKLSSEVQKRNTLAGQTHLTKVKNSLAPYGLNISTHIITDGDARRALMTAVDREAVDLLVMATHGQSGHSDVPAGDVAGFILGRADVPVLLVRNDGSRSDARAFLGMTSEGVRQPSGTDG, from the coding sequence ATGGCCGATTACCCCGTCGCCGATAGGCCAGCTCATGCATCGGATGTGATTGTGTTTGCCGAAGAAACGCTTGGCAAGACGGATGCGATCAAGCACGCCCAGAGGATTTCGAACGCTCTTGGCGGTCAGCTCATCGTTGCGCACGTCATGGTTCCGCCCCAACGCGCCGCGAGCCCTATTGATCCGGTTGATTGGGACATCAGCAAGCAGGAGACCTACGCCTGGTTGGCGAGCCTTTCACGCTCGCTTGACCCTGCCAACGGCGACGCCAAAGTGCAGCTTCTTGAGGGGAGCTGCATCGACCAAATCGCTGCCCATATGGCCGATCGGCAAAGCCATATTGCGGCTGCCGTCCGATCACGCGGTGCTGGGCGTTGGCGATTGAGCGATACGGTCGTCGGTGTTCTGGAATCACGGAGCGCCGCGATTCTCGTTATCCCTGAAGACGCCCCTCCACCTGAACCCAATGGCTACAAGACAATCCTCGTTCCGCTGGATGGTTCGGCGCGGGCGGAGAGCGCGCTGCCAACCGCCGTTGCGTTGGCCAAGGCGGAGGCCGCTGAGCTTCTCCTCTACTATGTAGCGCCTCCGCCTGGACTAACCGAGTTTGGCATGCTCGATCGCGATGCAGCCAAGCTCAGTTCCGAGGTTCAAAAAAGAAACACACTGGCCGGACAGACTCATCTCACCAAGGTGAAGAACAGCTTGGCGCCTTATGGGCTGAACATATCGACGCACATCATCACCGACGGTGATGCCCGCCGGGCGCTGATGACCGCAGTGGATCGCGAAGCCGTCGACCTCCTAGTCATGGCCACACACGGACAGAGTGGGCACAGCGATGTTCCCGCCGGCGATGTGGCCGGTTTCATTCTTGGTCGCGCCGACGTTCCGGTCTTGTTGGTGCGCAATGATGGCAGCCGGTCTGATGCCCGTGCCTTTTTGGGCATGACCTCTGAGGGCGTTAGGCAACCAAGCGGCACCGACGGATGA
- a CDS encoding ABC transporter permease, which yields MLWETIILAVQAIFRNALRSFLTVLGVVIGVAAVIAMVIIGQGSAEQVTTDVEKLGSNVLLIMPGQDAFERGARSVDPMFTLDDNNKVETQLGIVELSAPIAANRARAVFGNESRRTDIIGTDNRYFDAAEWEIERGRTFDPSEIQSGRSVCILGETVREALFGQSDPIGEAIRVASLSCEVIGHVRSKGASTFGSDQDDFILMPLRAYQRRIAGSSDVTMMFVSVRDGVSMERATQELELLMREIRRIGPREEDDFSVMDMEQIATMLTGITAVLTGLLSAVAAVSLLVGGIGIMNIMLVSVTERTREIGIRLAIGAQARQVLTQFLIEAIVLSLIGGFIGVVLGLTLAFVGSNLLNVPFTPDIGIVVMAFTFSAVVGVVFGYFPARRAARMDPIEALRRE from the coding sequence ATGCTTTGGGAGACGATCATCCTTGCTGTGCAGGCGATCTTCCGAAACGCACTCAGATCGTTTCTGACGGTTCTGGGTGTGGTCATTGGCGTGGCCGCCGTCATCGCGATGGTCATCATCGGACAGGGCTCGGCGGAGCAAGTGACAACAGATGTCGAGAAGCTTGGCAGCAATGTTTTGTTGATCATGCCTGGGCAGGATGCGTTCGAACGCGGGGCCCGCAGCGTCGATCCGATGTTCACGCTCGACGATAACAACAAAGTAGAAACCCAACTTGGCATCGTAGAATTGTCGGCGCCGATTGCAGCAAACCGGGCGAGGGCCGTTTTTGGCAACGAAAGCCGGCGCACCGATATCATCGGAACCGACAATCGCTATTTCGATGCCGCCGAATGGGAGATCGAACGCGGGCGCACGTTCGATCCTTCGGAAATTCAATCCGGGCGATCCGTGTGCATATTGGGTGAGACGGTGCGCGAGGCCCTGTTTGGACAGTCCGATCCGATAGGCGAGGCGATCCGGGTCGCGTCGCTATCCTGCGAGGTCATTGGTCATGTGCGATCGAAAGGCGCCTCGACGTTCGGGAGCGATCAGGATGATTTCATCCTTATGCCGCTAAGGGCATACCAGCGCAGGATCGCAGGAAGCTCAGATGTAACAATGATGTTTGTTTCCGTGCGCGACGGTGTCTCGATGGAGCGTGCCACGCAAGAGCTTGAGTTGTTGATGCGCGAAATCCGTCGGATCGGACCACGCGAGGAAGACGATTTTTCCGTGATGGACATGGAACAAATCGCCACCATGCTGACCGGCATCACCGCTGTGCTGACCGGGCTCTTGTCCGCAGTCGCTGCTGTCAGCCTCCTGGTAGGGGGCATAGGGATCATGAACATCATGCTTGTGTCAGTCACCGAGAGAACACGCGAGATTGGCATCCGACTAGCCATCGGCGCACAGGCCCGCCAGGTTCTGACCCAGTTCCTGATCGAGGCGATTGTCCTGTCGCTGATCGGTGGATTCATCGGTGTAGTCCTCGGCCTTACTCTGGCATTTGTAGGGTCAAACTTGCTGAACGTCCCCTTCACGCCGGATATCGGAATCGTGGTGATGGCGTTCACTTTTTCCGCTGTTGTTGGGGTCGTATTTGGCTACTTTCCGGCCCGCCGTGCAGCACGAATGGACCCGATCGAGGCGCTGCGCCGAGAGTGA
- a CDS encoding ABC transporter ATP-binding protein has protein sequence MAKGAPEATPLIDLRRISRVYGEGEAEVRALDAIDLTIALGEFVAIMGPSGSGKSTAMNVIGCLDAPTDGAYFFDGVDVAGLSRDQRALLRRHYLGFIFQGYNLLPRVSALHNVELPLIYRGMKRADRRKVAMAALEKVGLEHRHHHDPSALSGGQQQRVAIARALAGNPKVVLADEPTGNLDSKMSAEIMEVMRGLNHYDGLTIVMVTHDREMAEYADRLIWMVDGRIESDTPTAQAA, from the coding sequence ATGGCTAAAGGCGCACCGGAGGCCACCCCCCTCATCGATCTCAGGCGAATTAGCCGGGTTTACGGTGAAGGTGAGGCTGAAGTCCGCGCGCTTGACGCCATCGACCTGACCATAGCCCTTGGCGAGTTTGTCGCCATCATGGGGCCAAGCGGGTCCGGAAAATCGACGGCGATGAATGTGATTGGGTGCCTCGATGCGCCGACCGATGGCGCCTATTTCTTCGACGGCGTCGACGTGGCCGGGCTTAGCCGGGACCAACGCGCGCTGCTGAGACGCCACTATCTCGGATTTATCTTTCAGGGCTACAACCTCCTGCCCCGCGTCTCCGCGCTTCATAATGTTGAGTTGCCGCTGATTTACCGAGGCATGAAGCGTGCAGACCGTCGTAAGGTGGCCATGGCTGCCTTGGAGAAGGTCGGTCTGGAGCATCGGCATCATCACGACCCCTCTGCGCTTTCAGGCGGACAGCAGCAAAGGGTGGCCATTGCCCGGGCCCTTGCTGGAAACCCAAAAGTCGTTTTGGCGGACGAACCGACGGGCAACCTCGACTCCAAGATGTCGGCTGAGATCATGGAGGTCATGCGCGGTCTCAATCACTACGATGGGCTGACCATTGTGATGGTCACCCACGACAGAGAGATGGCAGAGTATGCTGACCGTCTGATCTGGATGGTGGACGGACGCATCGAGAGCGACACACCCACAGCGCAGGCAGCCTGA